Sequence from the Acidobacteriota bacterium genome:
GCGGCTACCTTGTTCGTAAAATTCCCAGTACAGATATTCGTGTTGCGGCTGTGGCTTGCGTTGCAACGCGGGCCAGAAGCTGAGCGAATCCAGCCCCGGCGGCAACGGCTGGCCGGTCAGTTCGCAGGCCAGCGCGAAGACATCGCCGAAATAACCGACGTGATCCGACACCGTGCCCGCCTTGATCTTGCCCGGCCAGCGCGCGATGAAGGGGACGCGAATGCCGCCTTCGTACAGCGCGCGTTTGATCCCGCGCAACGGCCCGCTGGCTTTGAAAAAGTCCGGGTTGTTGCCGCCTTCCTGATGCGGCCCGTTGTCCGAAGCGAAGATCACCAGCGTGTTTTGCTCCACGCCCAGCTTGCGCAACTTGGCTAGCAAGCGTCCGACGTCTCTGTCCAGCCGCGCGATCATTGCGGCCTGGCCTTTGTCGGGCGACTTCCAATCCTGGCCGGCGTAATCACCGTACTCGGGCACTTCCTGCCCATCGTGCAAATCGCGGTTGGCTTCGTTGTTGGCGTGCGGCAGCGTGAAGGGCAAATAGAGAAAGAACGGCTTGTGCGCATTCCAATCCAGCCACTCAAAGGCCTTGTCCACGATGACGTCGTGCGAGTATTGCCGCTTCTCTTTGGCGTAACCCGCGCCGTTCGCCTCTTCGCGTTGCGGCACGTTGAGCAGCGGGTAGCGTTCGCTGTTGTGAATCAAGAACGAAGGGAAGTAATTGTGCGCGTGCGTCTGGTTGAGATAGCCGAAGAATTCGTCAAAGCCCTGCTTGTTCGGATGTCCCGGCGTGCCGATTTCGCCCAAGCCCCACTTGCCGAACATGGCCGTGCGATAGCCCGCGTCTTTGAACACTTCGGCCAGCGTCTTGTCTTCGTCGCGCAAGGTCTGCAAGTCGCCCCCACCGTTGCCGCGCACCCAGGTGTGGCCCGTGTGCTGGCCCGTCATCAAGACCGAGCGCGACGGCGCACAGACCGTCGAACCGGCATAAAATTGCGTGAAGCGCATGCCTCCCGCCGCCAGTTTATCCAGGTTCGGCGTCTTGATCTGTTGCTGGCCATAACAACCCAAATCGCCGTAGCCCAGATCATCGGCGAGGATGAACACGACGTTGGGTTTGAGCGGCTGGCCGGCGGGCGTTTGCGTGTGGGCCAGCCACAACGGATTG
This genomic interval carries:
- a CDS encoding arylsulfatase; translation: MQIRRTLFFMLLGLAGSNPLWLAHTQTPAGQPLKPNVVFILADDLGYGDLGCYGQQQIKTPNLDKLAAGGMRFTQFYAGSTVCAPSRSVLMTGQHTGHTWVRGNGGGDLQTLRDEDKTLAEVFKDAGYRTAMFGKWGLGEIGTPGHPNKQGFDEFFGYLNQTHAHNYFPSFLIHNSERYPLLNVPQREEANGAGYAKEKRQYSHDVIVDKAFEWLDWNAHKPFFLYLPFTLPHANNEANRDLHDGQEVPEYGDYAGQDWKSPDKGQAAMIARLDRDVGRLLAKLRKLGVEQNTLVIFASDNGPHQEGGNNPDFFKASGPLRGIKRALYEGGIRVPFIARWPGKIKAGTVSDHVGYFGDVFALACELTGQPLPPGLDSLSFWPALQRKPQPQHEYLYWEFYEQGSRQAVRFGQWKAIREPMLTGPVQLYDLKADLGETHGLAAARPELVKRAAALMAQAHVADPKWKVPAAK